In a genomic window of Lactuca sativa chloroplast, complete genome:
- the rpl23 gene encoding ribosomal protein L23, with translation MDGIRYAVFTDKSIQLLGKNQYTSNVESGSTRTEIKHWVELFFGVKVIAMNSHRLRGKARRMGPIMGQTMHYRRMIITLQPGYSIPPLRKKRT, from the coding sequence ATGGATGGAATCAGGTATGCAGTATTTACAGACAAAAGTATTCAGTTATTGGGGAAAAATCAATATACTTCTAATGTCGAATCAGGATCAACTAGGACAGAAATAAAGCATTGGGTCGAACTCTTCTTTGGTGTCAAGGTAATCGCGATGAATAGTCATCGACTTCGGGGAAAGGCTAGAAGAATGGGACCCATTATGGGACAGACAATGCATTACAGACGTATGATCATTACGCTTCAACCGGGTTATTCTATTCCACCTCTTAGAAAGAAAAGAACTTAA